A portion of the Natrinema salaciae genome contains these proteins:
- a CDS encoding NAD(P)/FAD-dependent oxidoreductase, whose protein sequence is MTQYVIIGDGISGSSAAETLREEDPDAKITVITDEGEPLYNRILIKEHAKGKLPEAPISIHDEEWYEDRDIELSLNTYVTGVDTDAKVVNTHTSGEIPYDKLLVATGGTPTQLPVEHSDADGIHHFWTFEDARSIRESAEAADRGVVVGAGLLGIDFAAVCGAQGVEGKYLMRGDRWWRYALSEDGADIIHEGLREKGVEPVFDSGVDHFEVDDDDRVTAAVDPNGERYECDFAGVAIGLTFNTEFLRGAGIEQDNGIVVDEYMQTNVDDVYAAGDITQFYDVLLGEQGQNGSWGSAKEQGRVAAVNMAADEEAEGFQWVSSYSITHFDFPFLSFGHPTLGDEHAERRYSDTEWRRIAFKDGKIVGGVLIGDLSPQSKFKQLMREQRVVADQAEVLLEQSVDLDELAPQQQQ, encoded by the coding sequence ATGACTCAGTACGTCATCATCGGTGACGGGATCTCGGGCAGTTCGGCTGCCGAGACCCTCCGGGAGGAAGACCCGGACGCGAAGATTACCGTCATCACCGATGAGGGGGAGCCACTGTATAATCGGATTCTCATCAAGGAACACGCGAAAGGAAAGCTTCCGGAGGCCCCCATCTCGATCCACGACGAGGAGTGGTACGAGGACCGCGATATCGAGCTCTCGCTGAACACCTACGTGACGGGCGTCGATACCGATGCGAAGGTGGTCAACACCCACACGAGCGGCGAAATTCCGTACGACAAACTGCTCGTCGCGACGGGCGGGACGCCGACACAGCTCCCGGTCGAGCACAGCGACGCGGATGGGATTCACCACTTCTGGACGTTCGAGGATGCCCGCTCGATCCGAGAGAGCGCGGAAGCCGCCGACCGCGGGGTCGTCGTCGGCGCTGGTCTGCTCGGAATCGACTTCGCCGCCGTCTGCGGCGCACAGGGCGTCGAGGGCAAGTACCTGATGCGAGGCGACCGCTGGTGGCGCTACGCGCTCTCCGAGGACGGCGCGGACATCATCCACGAGGGCCTCCGCGAGAAGGGCGTCGAACCGGTCTTCGACAGCGGCGTCGATCACTTCGAGGTCGACGACGACGATCGCGTCACCGCCGCGGTCGACCCCAACGGCGAGCGCTACGAGTGTGACTTCGCCGGCGTCGCGATCGGGCTGACGTTCAACACCGAGTTCCTTCGCGGAGCCGGCATCGAACAGGACAACGGGATCGTCGTCGACGAGTACATGCAGACCAACGTCGACGACGTCTACGCCGCGGGCGACATCACGCAGTTCTACGACGTCCTACTCGGCGAGCAAGGGCAGAACGGCTCGTGGGGCTCGGCCAAGGAACAGGGTCGGGTCGCCGCGGTCAACATGGCCGCCGACGAGGAAGCCGAGGGATTCCAGTGGGTCTCGTCGTACTCGATCACCCACTTCGACTTCCCGTTCCTCTCGTTCGGTCACCCGACGCTGGGCGACGAACACGCCGAGCGACGCTACAGCGACACCGAGTGGCGACGCATCGCCTTCAAGGACGGCAAGATCGTCGGCGGCGTCCTCATCGGCGACCTCTCGCCCCAGAGCAAGTTCAAACAGCTGATGCGCGAACAGCGCGTCGTCGCCGACCAGGCCGAGGTCCTCCTCGAGCAGTCCGTCGATCTGGACGAACTCGCACCGCAGCAACAACAGTAG
- a CDS encoding DUF6149 family protein produces MKLRQNAKHFAYRKALETPGVRSVANAGLVTLHTKIFAGKADPARAEERTAHLDGLFDATMDAYLRALQDGYSEAEAREITHIQANFDFYNHGWTEMMEFPADELEAHYDRYREFFERWDVTIDEPLGQFAPPAGLPDAPATPEKLENPDHPHAEGGFADDVYVETSVASETQRADGEAVDDDGELVVGGRDEPDDVDVSDVVDVDDDR; encoded by the coding sequence ATGAAACTCCGCCAGAACGCGAAACACTTCGCCTACCGAAAGGCACTCGAGACGCCGGGCGTCCGTTCGGTCGCGAACGCCGGCCTCGTCACACTCCACACGAAGATCTTCGCGGGGAAGGCCGACCCCGCTCGCGCCGAGGAACGGACGGCCCACCTCGACGGCCTCTTCGACGCGACGATGGACGCCTACCTGCGGGCGCTCCAGGATGGATACTCCGAGGCCGAGGCCCGCGAGATCACCCACATTCAGGCCAACTTCGACTTCTACAACCACGGCTGGACCGAGATGATGGAGTTCCCCGCCGACGAACTCGAGGCCCACTACGACCGCTACCGCGAATTCTTCGAACGCTGGGACGTGACGATCGACGAGCCGCTCGGGCAGTTCGCGCCGCCGGCGGGGCTCCCCGACGCGCCCGCGACGCCCGAGAAGCTCGAGAATCCCGACCACCCCCACGCTGAGGGCGGCTTCGCGGACGACGTCTACGTCGAGACCAGCGTTGCGTCGGAGACGCAACGAGCAGACGGCGAAGCCGTCGACGACGACGGCGAGCTCGTCGTCGGCGGCAGGGACGAACCCGACGACGTCGACGTGTCGGACGTGGTCGACGTCGACGACGATCGCTGA
- a CDS encoding polysaccharide deacetylase family protein produces the protein MHRRRYLAVASSLCLAGCSASRNADSPAGSDSNSTGNSASPPVGEPDDPTPTDEPSPLRTLDDFESLDSWESFSGTLSADANRAVVGTQSAKLEVPAGERTGGITTTFAEPRDFSDVVPGLAVATDELVVPWLRLVDDDGNEIDYRRAVKGGLPFERYNFGVDAIEPKFDSGAVREVHILVWSGEEARTVWLDDLHLVPRPETGKVMFQFDDAHVTDYTTALPLLEEYDYPAVTFVNPGRIEAQTRGADDPGGFPRLTVEQVHELHDAGWVVGNHCHSHPRLPELDAAGQEREISEGKAWLEAEGFDEGARYFAYPFGEYDERTLELVDEYHDLAFAGGRPVQGYAVNPRQTSRIGEPSAEQVQTAIERTAAMRGITSLFFHQLEGEFLTAFEAALETVRTHEAAGDLDVILPGDLENEYLAHT, from the coding sequence ATGCACCGACGGAGATATCTCGCGGTCGCATCGTCGCTCTGTCTCGCCGGCTGCTCCGCCTCCAGAAACGCCGATTCGCCGGCCGGTTCCGATTCGAACTCGACCGGGAACTCGGCGTCGCCACCGGTGGGCGAACCCGACGATCCGACGCCGACGGACGAGCCGTCACCGCTCCGAACGCTCGACGATTTCGAGTCGCTCGACTCGTGGGAGTCGTTCAGCGGGACGCTCTCGGCCGACGCGAATCGGGCGGTCGTCGGCACGCAGAGCGCCAAACTGGAGGTCCCGGCGGGCGAACGGACGGGCGGAATCACGACGACGTTCGCGGAGCCGCGGGACTTCTCCGACGTCGTTCCCGGGCTCGCCGTCGCGACGGACGAGCTGGTCGTCCCCTGGCTTCGGCTCGTCGACGACGACGGGAACGAGATCGATTACCGCCGCGCGGTCAAGGGCGGGCTCCCCTTCGAGCGGTACAACTTCGGCGTCGACGCGATCGAGCCGAAGTTCGATTCCGGGGCCGTTCGCGAGGTCCACATCCTGGTCTGGTCGGGGGAAGAGGCGCGGACGGTCTGGCTCGACGACCTCCACCTCGTCCCGCGACCCGAAACGGGCAAAGTCATGTTCCAGTTCGACGACGCCCACGTCACCGACTACACGACGGCCCTCCCGCTGCTCGAGGAGTACGACTATCCCGCGGTGACGTTCGTCAATCCCGGCCGGATCGAAGCGCAGACCCGCGGTGCCGACGACCCCGGCGGCTTTCCCCGGCTCACGGTCGAGCAGGTCCACGAACTCCACGACGCCGGCTGGGTCGTCGGTAACCACTGTCACTCCCACCCGCGGCTCCCGGAACTCGACGCGGCGGGGCAGGAACGCGAGATCAGCGAGGGCAAAGCCTGGCTCGAGGCGGAAGGGTTCGACGAGGGTGCGCGGTACTTCGCGTACCCGTTCGGGGAGTACGACGAGCGGACGCTCGAGCTCGTCGACGAGTATCACGACCTCGCCTTCGCGGGCGGCCGCCCCGTTCAGGGGTACGCCGTGAACCCGCGGCAGACGTCACGAATCGGCGAACCCAGCGCCGAGCAGGTGCAGACCGCCATCGAGCGGACGGCCGCGATGCGGGGGATCACGTCCCTGTTCTTCCACCAGCTCGAGGGCGAGTTTCTCACTGCCTTCGAAGCGGCCCTCGAGACGGTCCGGACGCACGAGGCCGCCGGCGACCTCGACGTGATCCTGCCGGGCGACCTCGAGAACGAGTACCTCGCTCACACCTGA
- a CDS encoding ABC transporter substrate-binding protein, with the protein MTERGCHGGEPTTDSVSDGRPNVSNRRSLLKTGLGGATAVSFAGCLGTAGSIIGSSGDEPPITIGALAPSPDSDFIGRSMIRGAQVAVDELNEADGILGRDVELVVGDTNGSPLEARRQYQRLILEEGADVTVGVFASEALMNIVDDIAEQGTVHLTSGAATTAASRLVKEQYDDYKYHFRVGPNNDHDLGRMQVDFIDDMAPDMGWDSVAVLAEDYEWTEKPWSVYQNRLADTGVDIVMEQRYPPATDDFAGIYDEVEENGADAVFITTAHTGTAALLDWVSPEPRPFAFGGIHVPMQLPLYYEATGGACQYGVSQSSATAQSTRTDKTRPFVNAYQEAYDGANPVYTGYHTYDAVALFAHAVEETGTLDSDALVQLLEDVTFSGSSGTVEFYGQDHDYPHDLKYSSTDPDPVYFQWQENDAGEGVQEIIWPKSRATSEYISPPWL; encoded by the coding sequence ATGACTGAACGCGGGTGTCACGGTGGGGAACCGACTACCGACTCGGTTTCCGACGGGCGACCGAACGTCTCGAATCGGCGTTCGCTTCTCAAGACGGGCCTCGGCGGCGCGACCGCGGTTTCGTTCGCGGGCTGTCTCGGAACTGCCGGATCGATCATCGGGAGCAGCGGCGACGAGCCCCCGATCACGATCGGGGCGCTGGCACCCAGCCCGGACAGCGACTTTATCGGCCGATCGATGATTCGTGGGGCACAGGTCGCGGTCGACGAGCTCAACGAGGCCGATGGCATCCTCGGTCGAGACGTCGAACTGGTCGTCGGCGACACGAACGGGAGCCCGCTCGAGGCCCGTCGCCAGTACCAGCGACTCATCCTCGAGGAGGGAGCCGACGTCACCGTCGGTGTCTTCGCCAGCGAGGCGTTGATGAACATCGTGGACGACATCGCCGAACAGGGGACGGTCCATCTCACGTCCGGCGCGGCGACGACGGCGGCGAGCCGGCTGGTGAAAGAGCAGTACGACGACTACAAATACCACTTCCGCGTGGGGCCGAACAACGATCACGACCTCGGACGGATGCAGGTCGACTTCATCGACGACATGGCCCCCGACATGGGCTGGGACTCCGTCGCCGTCCTCGCGGAGGATTACGAGTGGACCGAGAAACCGTGGTCGGTGTACCAGAACCGACTCGCGGATACGGGAGTCGATATCGTGATGGAACAGCGGTACCCGCCGGCGACCGACGACTTCGCCGGGATCTACGACGAAGTCGAGGAGAACGGAGCGGACGCGGTCTTCATCACGACGGCACACACCGGGACGGCAGCGCTGCTGGACTGGGTCTCGCCCGAGCCGCGGCCGTTCGCGTTCGGCGGCATCCACGTTCCGATGCAACTGCCGTTGTACTACGAAGCGACCGGCGGGGCCTGTCAGTACGGCGTCAGCCAGAGCAGCGCCACGGCACAGAGTACACGTACCGACAAGACTCGGCCGTTCGTCAACGCCTATCAGGAGGCCTACGACGGAGCGAACCCGGTCTACACGGGCTATCACACGTACGACGCGGTCGCCCTGTTCGCCCACGCCGTCGAGGAGACCGGGACCCTCGATTCCGACGCCCTCGTTCAGCTGCTCGAGGACGTCACGTTCTCCGGGAGCTCCGGAACCGTCGAGTTCTACGGGCAGGATCACGACTATCCCCACGACCTCAAGTACAGCAGCACCGATCCGGATCCCGTCTACTTCCAGTGGCAGGAAAACGACGCGGGCGAGGGTGTCCAGGAGATCATCTGGCCCAAGTCGCGGGCGACCTCGGAGTACATTTCCCCGCCGTGGCTCTGA
- a CDS encoding ABC transporter substrate-binding protein, which produces MDDADRERGDGGPASAGGRRRGLDRRRLLKTTAGGAAGLSMAGCLGTAGSIVGSDDVEPVTIGVLAPDPGSDSTGRAIVRGARIAVDELNNSGGILGRDVELVVGDTNASPLEARRQYQRLILEEGADVTVGVSTSEALVPLLEDIAEQETVHLTVGSATTTASQKVTDSYDDYKYHFRPGPVNGTNLAQAQIDFLTEMGGDIGWDSIAVLAEDYAWTEGLWRFYQSQLPETDIDVELWRRYPPATDDFSDIYTEVEEANADAAFISTAHTGTAALKDWRPEERDFAFGGIHVPMQSPSYYELTDGACEYAIGYASATPTASLTSETQDFVSKYQAENNGNSPVYTGYIAFDAVKVFADAADRGDTLDSEELIDPLEATNFTGTTGIIEFHGPEHEHAHDVIYGKENVHPVYFQWQENDDGDGVQEVIWPEEHAADDAEYVTPDWL; this is translated from the coding sequence ATGGACGACGCAGACCGCGAACGTGGTGACGGGGGACCCGCTTCGGCGGGCGGCCGACGACGCGGACTCGACCGACGGCGGCTACTCAAAACGACGGCGGGTGGGGCCGCCGGTCTCTCGATGGCGGGCTGTCTCGGGACGGCCGGATCGATCGTCGGGAGCGACGACGTCGAGCCGGTCACGATCGGCGTGCTCGCGCCCGATCCGGGGAGCGATTCGACCGGGCGTGCGATCGTACGTGGCGCTCGAATCGCCGTCGACGAGCTCAACAACAGTGGCGGCATCCTCGGCCGAGACGTCGAACTGGTCGTCGGCGACACGAACGCGAGTCCGCTCGAGGCCCGTCGCCAGTACCAGCGACTCATCCTCGAGGAGGGGGCCGACGTCACCGTCGGAGTCTCCACGTCCGAAGCGCTCGTGCCGTTGCTGGAGGATATCGCCGAGCAGGAGACGGTTCACCTCACGGTCGGCTCCGCGACGACGACGGCGAGCCAGAAGGTCACCGACTCCTACGACGACTACAAGTATCACTTCCGTCCCGGCCCGGTCAACGGGACGAATCTCGCACAGGCGCAGATCGACTTCCTGACCGAGATGGGCGGCGATATCGGCTGGGACTCCATCGCCGTGCTCGCCGAGGACTACGCCTGGACCGAGGGGCTGTGGCGGTTCTACCAGAGCCAGCTGCCGGAGACCGACATCGACGTCGAGCTGTGGCGGCGGTATCCCCCGGCGACCGACGACTTCTCCGATATCTACACCGAGGTCGAAGAGGCAAACGCCGACGCGGCGTTCATCTCGACCGCCCACACCGGGACCGCTGCGCTGAAAGACTGGCGACCGGAGGAGCGCGACTTCGCGTTCGGGGGCATCCACGTTCCGATGCAGTCGCCCTCGTATTACGAGCTGACCGACGGTGCCTGCGAGTACGCCATCGGCTACGCCAGCGCGACCCCGACCGCGTCGCTGACTTCCGAGACCCAGGACTTCGTGTCGAAATATCAAGCCGAGAACAACGGTAATAGCCCAGTCTATACCGGCTACATCGCGTTCGACGCGGTCAAAGTGTTCGCCGACGCCGCCGACCGGGGCGACACACTCGACTCCGAAGAGTTGATCGACCCGCTCGAGGCGACCAACTTCACCGGGACCACCGGAATCATCGAGTTCCACGGGCCGGAGCACGAACACGCTCACGACGTCATCTACGGCAAGGAAAACGTCCACCCGGTCTACTTCCAGTGGCAGGAAAACGACGACGGCGACGGCGTTCAGGAAGTCATCTGGCCCGAGGAACACGCGGCCGACGACGCCGAATACGTGACGCCGGACTGGCTGTAG
- a CDS encoding methyl-accepting chemotaxis protein, which translates to MDFVRRLVPTAIRRRYAVKFGIALLILGLSVGLIGYGATGAISNQVEDRVQSDHASAAGQEAQSLQMWNEQNEHTIGTIARSDVVASDDPAAIQSRFLDWEEHLDADTFDISYVDLTNETVTASTNENFRGVSTSQIDNVPSEAYSSASTNVPWVSDAYLAAGEFGQDTTVITYVQLSPENEDRAIVYTADLEAYANQLQDEEGITTVIVDGDNEIMLDNAGYGAQDGNQQDGGETNHTTLGLAYEDSNKLLQKARTEGATTRKVSASSLAFGDDPYRFQNGDQSKYVTSSARVLGTDWVVVRHEPSSQALGYVQGIQQYGIYATFLGILMIGAVGAVLGRNTAVSIDRLTDKAGQMEDGNLDVDLETTRIDNIGRLYDGFDSMRVALREQIEEAESAREEAERERKRVQEINDHLQEKAAEYCAVMGSAADGDLTARATVESENEQMQQIGEDFNEMLDEIEQTIAELNRFATDVATASEQVTASSEEVRSASQQVTESIQEISDGADRQNESLQSVNQEMSGLSTTTEEIAASSNEVADIAERTVDTGREGQEAAEAAITAMDDIETEAGDAVNEMRRLEEEVQQIDELINTISEIARQTNMLALNANIEASRSAGGSSDDEGFSVVAKEVKALSEDVAEAADEAEDRLEAIRERTEESAAEVEGTSTNIENASEQVQEAVSALQEIADLAQETNVGVQEISAATEEQAASTQEVVAMVDDAATISEETTSEAENVAAAAEEQTTALTEVTKSASSLSEQASQLSEALDRFDTDVDRDDVDLESTFDIDAELDAAEPQFDADGAAGSEPGNEGGDSGITFDADTDDADRSTDAALASDAVDEQADAADEENGTDDILGLEDREGDIDTEPTGTADPLADVDPEPETELEESEADTDATDESDEPVDDATDDSDAEDDESESDDVFTFGATSDDE; encoded by the coding sequence ATGGATTTCGTTCGACGATTGGTGCCGACAGCTATCCGACGCAGGTACGCGGTCAAGTTCGGGATCGCGTTGCTCATTCTCGGGTTGTCCGTCGGCCTGATCGGATACGGTGCAACGGGGGCTATCTCGAATCAGGTGGAGGATCGAGTGCAGAGCGATCACGCGTCTGCGGCCGGGCAGGAAGCACAGAGCCTGCAGATGTGGAACGAACAGAACGAACACACGATCGGGACGATCGCCAGATCGGACGTCGTCGCCAGTGACGATCCGGCGGCGATCCAGAGTCGGTTCCTCGACTGGGAGGAACACCTGGACGCCGATACGTTCGATATTTCCTACGTAGACCTTACCAACGAGACCGTAACGGCGAGCACGAACGAGAACTTCCGCGGGGTCTCGACCAGCCAGATCGACAACGTTCCGAGCGAGGCCTACTCGAGCGCGTCGACGAACGTGCCCTGGGTCTCCGACGCCTACCTCGCAGCGGGCGAGTTCGGCCAGGACACGACCGTGATCACCTACGTCCAGCTCTCGCCCGAGAACGAGGACCGGGCGATCGTCTACACCGCCGATCTCGAGGCATACGCGAACCAACTGCAGGACGAGGAGGGCATCACGACGGTGATCGTCGACGGCGACAACGAGATCATGCTCGACAACGCCGGCTACGGCGCGCAGGACGGGAACCAGCAAGACGGAGGGGAGACCAACCACACGACGCTCGGTCTCGCCTACGAGGATAGCAACAAGCTCCTGCAGAAGGCCCGGACCGAGGGGGCGACCACGCGAAAGGTCTCGGCGTCGTCGCTGGCCTTCGGTGACGACCCGTACCGCTTCCAGAACGGTGACCAGAGCAAATACGTGACGAGTTCGGCGCGCGTGCTGGGTACCGACTGGGTAGTCGTCAGACACGAACCCTCGAGTCAGGCGCTCGGGTACGTCCAGGGCATCCAGCAGTACGGGATCTACGCGACGTTCCTCGGCATCCTCATGATCGGCGCGGTCGGTGCGGTCCTCGGACGCAACACCGCCGTCTCGATCGACCGACTCACGGACAAGGCCGGCCAGATGGAGGACGGGAATCTCGACGTCGACCTCGAGACCACGCGGATCGACAACATCGGCCGGCTCTACGACGGCTTCGACTCGATGCGCGTCGCCCTGCGCGAGCAGATCGAGGAGGCCGAATCCGCCCGCGAGGAAGCCGAGCGCGAACGCAAGCGCGTTCAGGAGATCAACGATCACCTCCAGGAGAAAGCCGCCGAGTACTGCGCGGTCATGGGCAGCGCGGCGGACGGCGATCTCACCGCCCGCGCGACCGTCGAGAGCGAGAACGAACAGATGCAGCAGATCGGCGAGGACTTCAACGAGATGCTCGACGAGATCGAGCAGACCATCGCCGAGCTCAACCGATTCGCGACCGACGTCGCGACCGCCTCCGAGCAGGTGACCGCCTCGAGCGAGGAGGTTCGATCCGCCTCGCAACAGGTCACCGAGTCGATTCAGGAGATTTCCGACGGCGCGGACCGCCAGAACGAGTCGCTCCAATCGGTCAACCAGGAGATGAGCGGCCTCTCGACGACGACCGAGGAGATCGCGGCCTCGTCGAACGAGGTCGCCGACATCGCCGAACGGACCGTCGACACCGGGAGGGAAGGGCAGGAAGCCGCCGAAGCGGCGATTACTGCCATGGACGATATCGAAACCGAGGCCGGCGACGCGGTCAACGAGATGCGCCGGCTCGAGGAGGAGGTCCAGCAGATCGACGAACTGATCAACACGATTTCGGAGATCGCTCGTCAGACCAACATGCTGGCGCTGAACGCCAACATCGAGGCCTCCCGTTCCGCCGGCGGGAGCAGCGACGACGAAGGCTTCTCCGTCGTCGCGAAGGAGGTCAAGGCGCTCTCCGAGGACGTCGCCGAGGCGGCCGACGAGGCCGAGGACCGACTCGAGGCGATCCGCGAACGGACCGAGGAGTCGGCCGCCGAGGTCGAGGGGACGAGTACCAACATCGAGAACGCCAGCGAACAGGTCCAGGAGGCGGTCAGTGCGCTCCAGGAGATCGCCGACCTCGCCCAGGAGACCAACGTGGGCGTCCAGGAGATCTCCGCAGCGACCGAGGAACAGGCGGCCTCGACGCAGGAGGTCGTCGCGATGGTCGACGACGCGGCGACGATTTCCGAGGAGACGACCTCGGAAGCCGAGAACGTCGCCGCCGCGGCCGAAGAGCAGACCACCGCACTGACCGAAGTCACGAAGTCGGCCTCGAGCCTCTCCGAACAGGCGTCACAGCTGTCCGAAGCGCTCGATCGGTTCGATACCGACGTCGATCGCGACGACGTGGACCTCGAGTCGACGTTCGACATCGACGCGGAACTGGACGCGGCCGAACCGCAGTTCGACGCCGACGGCGCGGCCGGCAGCGAGCCGGGCAACGAGGGCGGGGATAGCGGAATCACCTTCGACGCCGACACCGACGACGCCGACCGGTCGACTGACGCTGCACTCGCGAGCGATGCGGTCGACGAGCAGGCCGACGCTGCCGACGAGGAGAACGGTACCGACGATATCCTCGGTCTCGAGGACCGCGAGGGCGACATCGATACCGAACCGACGGGCACGGCTGACCCGCTCGCGGACGTCGACCCCGAGCCGGAGACCGAGCTCGAGGAGTCCGAAGCGGATACCGACGCGACCGACGAGAGCGACGAGCCGGTCGACGACGCCACCGACGATTCGGACGCCGAAGACGACGAGAGCGAAAGCGACGACGTGTTCACGTTCGGTGCGACCAGCGACGACGAGTAA
- a CDS encoding homoserine kinase translates to MLTVRAPATSANLGSGFDVFGVALGTPADVVRVERAPETTITVTGAGSQYIPEDPAKNTVGAVAEALDAPAHIRIDKGVRPSSGLGSSAASAAAAAVALNALYDRGRSREELVPIAAEGEALVSGEAHADNVAPSLLGGFTVVTDDSVTQVDASVPVVACLPEISVSTRDARGVVPQSATMDEVVTTVGNAATLTVGMTRDDPVLVGEGLTDDIVTPERTKLIDGYDRVREAALEAGATGVTVSGAGPGILAVCHRRDRRAIASAMVDAFDAVGVESRAYQTAVSDGATLYR, encoded by the coding sequence ATGCTCACCGTGCGGGCACCTGCGACGAGTGCGAACCTCGGGAGTGGCTTCGACGTCTTCGGCGTCGCTCTCGGAACGCCCGCCGACGTGGTCCGGGTCGAGCGCGCCCCGGAGACGACGATTACGGTCACCGGCGCGGGCAGCCAGTACATCCCGGAAGATCCCGCCAAGAACACCGTCGGTGCGGTCGCGGAGGCGCTCGACGCCCCCGCTCACATCCGGATCGACAAGGGCGTCCGTCCGTCGTCGGGACTCGGATCGTCGGCCGCGAGCGCGGCCGCCGCGGCCGTCGCGCTGAACGCGCTCTACGACCGCGGCCGCTCCCGCGAGGAGCTCGTCCCCATCGCCGCCGAAGGCGAGGCGCTCGTCTCCGGCGAGGCCCACGCGGACAACGTCGCGCCCTCCCTGCTCGGCGGCTTCACCGTCGTCACCGACGACAGCGTCACGCAGGTCGACGCGTCCGTTCCCGTCGTCGCCTGTCTCCCCGAAATCTCCGTCTCCACGCGCGACGCGCGCGGCGTCGTCCCCCAGTCGGCCACGATGGACGAAGTCGTCACCACTGTCGGCAACGCCGCCACGCTGACCGTCGGCATGACTCGAGACGACCCCGTCCTCGTCGGCGAGGGCCTGACCGACGATATCGTCACGCCCGAACGAACCAAGCTCATCGACGGCTACGACCGCGTTCGCGAGGCCGCCCTCGAGGCGGGCGCGACCGGCGTGACGGTCAGTGGTGCCGGACCGGGGATTCTCGCGGTCTGTCACCGCCGCGACCGGCGGGCGATCGCCTCGGCGATGGTCGACGCCTTCGACGCGGTCGGCGTGGAGAGCCGCGCGTACCAGACCGCCGTCAGCGACGGCGCCACGCTGTATCGCTGA
- the pdxS gene encoding pyridoxal 5'-phosphate synthase lyase subunit PdxS, with protein MAENTDLEELRRGTDLVKRGFARMQKGGVIMDVVDPEQARIAEAAGAVAVMALEAVPADIRKRGGVARMADPADVAEIVDSVSIPVMGKSRIGHTKEAQILEAVGVDMIDESEVLTPADDAYHIDKRDFTAPFVCGARDLGEALRRIDEGAAMIRTKGEAGTGDVNQAVHHQRTIKGAIRKLEGMSHEEREAFARELEAPAELVHETAEMGRLPVVNFAAGGIATPADAALMMHHECDGIFVGSGIFGAENPPEMAEAIVEATNNWDDPETLAEISKNLGKSMKGDANVDLPEDEKLQGRGV; from the coding sequence ATGGCCGAGAACACCGATCTCGAGGAACTGCGACGCGGGACCGATCTCGTCAAGCGCGGCTTCGCACGGATGCAGAAGGGCGGCGTCATCATGGACGTCGTCGACCCCGAACAGGCCCGCATCGCCGAAGCGGCCGGCGCGGTCGCGGTGATGGCGCTGGAAGCCGTCCCCGCGGACATCCGCAAGCGCGGCGGCGTCGCCCGGATGGCCGACCCCGCCGACGTCGCGGAGATCGTCGACTCGGTTTCGATCCCCGTCATGGGCAAGTCCCGTATCGGGCACACCAAGGAAGCGCAGATTCTCGAGGCCGTCGGCGTCGACATGATCGACGAGTCCGAAGTCCTCACCCCTGCGGACGACGCCTACCACATCGACAAGCGCGACTTCACCGCGCCGTTCGTCTGCGGCGCGCGCGACCTCGGCGAGGCGCTGCGCCGGATCGACGAGGGTGCGGCGATGATCCGAACGAAGGGCGAGGCCGGCACCGGTGACGTGAACCAGGCCGTCCACCACCAGCGGACGATCAAGGGGGCGATCCGCAAACTCGAGGGCATGAGCCACGAGGAGCGAGAGGCCTTCGCTCGCGAACTCGAGGCACCCGCCGAACTGGTCCACGAGACCGCCGAGATGGGCCGACTCCCGGTCGTCAACTTCGCCGCCGGCGGCATCGCGACGCCCGCCGACGCCGCGCTCATGATGCACCACGAGTGCGACGGCATCTTCGTGGGCAGCGGCATCTTCGGCGCGGAGAACCCGCCCGAGATGGCCGAGGCGATCGTCGAGGCGACCAACAACTGGGACGACCCCGAGACGCTCGCCGAGATCTCGAAGAACCTCGGCAAGAGCATGAAAGGCGACGCGAACGTCGACCTCCCGGAAGACGAGAAGCTGCAGGGTCGCGGCGTCTAA